GTTAACAGAAGGGTAACTCAAGCCCGGGAGTCCATGAAAGGAGTTTACATTTAACCACTAACCTCTAATCTTTTTCGGTTCAAGCTGGGTCAGCTTTAAACTTGAAGCCTCCTAAAACCCTGATCTGTCGGCTGGCTATGGCCTTCACCAAGCCGGATACCTCAACTCTTCCTGGAATAAAGCTTAACACTTTCCCAACCTCCGGCAAAATGTGCGCGTCGCTTCCCCCCACGCCTGTCAAACCCCTCAAATAGGCGAGTCTACGCGCCATCTCGTTTTCCCTTCTACCTGAGCCACCATTCACCACCTCAACCGCGTGAGCTGGGACTCGGTATGCTAGCTCCCCTAGCCCCGTCGCCCGAAAAGGATGAGGAATGATGATTAAACAGCCATGCTCCCTAGCGTAGTCCAAGGCTGATGGGATGTTCGACGCCTCAAGCTGAGGATTCTCTTCAACTCCTAAAAGTATGAGGTGTCCCTCCGCGAGGGAGAGCTCAACGGCTGGAACTATGAGTTTACCGGAATCCCATGGTAGGGACCGCGTTAACTTCGCGTATCCTTCAACAGTATCATGGTCCGTTATCACCAATCCGTCAAGTCGATCGTTTTTCACCAGGTATTTCGATAAGTCTCCGACGGTTATTGAGCTGTCCCCTGAGTAAACTGTGTGTACGTGGAAGTCTATTAACATGTTTCCAAGATTTCCTTTAACCGTTTTACTGGGTTTTCTTTGAATCTTACTATACGGAACTTCTTGCCTTCCCTCTCTTGAACCAGCCTTAATCGACTTGAAAGCCTACGCCAATAGCTGTCCTGCTCTACTAAAAAATAAACCACATCATAATCATTCTTCTCCAAATACCTGATCACAGTGGGCGCTGTTGCTCGAATCGATTCCTCTTCCTCACGGTCTGAAACCTCGGTTTGGGATACTGGGTAAACATCGTCAAGCTCAATGGGCACAACTCCGAACGGTACGCCGTAAAAGCACATGTGCCGACTCGAAGCCTCCTGGTAAGGGACATCGTTTTCCAGGAGAAATTTACGGTACGGTTTTCCCTCTGGAGCTGGGATTAAAATCAGCTCCCTCACCCCCCTCGGCTTCGAGTACTCGGAAATGAGTTTCTCACGGTATGCTCTCAACTCAGGCCTGTAAAGGTCTTCATGTGAAAAGTAGAATAGCCCCCTTCTCTTAACCGGAGTCCCATACGCCTCAAAAATTCTACAATAATCCTTCAGATGTTTAAAGGCTTGGTATAGGGCTGGATGGGAGTTCGCCCTTTGCCTGACAAGCTCCCACAGCCTTCCCTCAAGAATCGCCTGCTTAACCCTTAACGTCTCCTGCCTGCACACCCATAAATTATGCCTAGCGAGGAATCTAACCCTCCTAGGCTTAAGGAAGGCCCTTACCTCCCCTGGAGAATGCTTAACGCATTCATCGCACACGCATGGAAAGCATTCTAGGTCGCTGAGCTTATACGTGCCGTATGAGGTTAGGTATCTGTCCGCTTTAGCGTATAAGGCGTAGGAGGCTGAGTCAAAGGTGTCAAACCCGCATGCCACGGCTAAGGCCATCATCATAGGATGTCCCGCCCCGAACAAGTGGACTGGCCTGTCGAGTGGAATGTTCATTTTAACGGTTAGCATCATGTCGATCAACGTCTTGAACATGTATCGCTCCATGACCTGAGTTGGGCTGCCGAGGGCAAGCATGTTGAACCTTCTACGGGACATTTCCCTAGCTGAGTAAGCCAGCAAATCTGGATGAACGCCTCCTTGTATGGGGCCCATCCAAACGATGTCTTTTCGAGTCATCGCTTTTAGGGATAAGTCGGCCCTCCTAATCGTTTCCTCAACGGTCCATTTCGCCCTCGACTTGTCCAAATCGTATCCTGTGGGCACGTCCAGTATCACACCTATGTCCGTTGACACCGCCTCCTGAAATTCCAATATCTCCAGCGGTGTAACCTCTACTTCGCCGTACTCCAAGATTTGATACGCCCCTGAATCCGTTGAAATCACTCCCTGGAAGCCTAGGCGGTCGCGTAGCGGAGTTACCTCATCTCCTGCTCTTCTCCTCAACAGGTACGCGTTGACCATTATGCCTTGGAACCCCATTTTAACGGAGAGGTCGTTCACCTCAACTATGGGGTCGTATGGGTCGATAACCGGCAGCAAAGCGGGAGTCTCAAGGAAGCCGCTTTTCGTGTAAAGCTTACCCACTCTGCCCAGTAAATCCTTGCCGCGTAACTCGAAGGATCCTATCAACATCTGTCCCTTAAACCTAAATGGCGAAAAAAGGTTTAGGGGGTTACCGCCTTTTCCTTGATGAACTCGTCGTATACTCGTTTCACTCTCTCCGCCGCCGGGCCGGATCCCTCAACGATGCCCCTCTCAGAAACCCTAATCTTATCCATTACAACGATGACTCCCGCGTCTTCGTAAAGCTTTACCATCCTTGGGAAAAGCCTCTCCAGTCTTTCAGCCAAGGTTCTTAGGTCGAAGGGCTTTTCAACCCCCTCCAACTCCTCCAACATGTTCCCAGGTATGATGAGCTTGAAGATCTTTTTACCTGTAGGATCCTTGGCGTCTGAAAGACATAAGCTGAGAGATTTATAGTCGACTCCGGCAAGGATTCCAGTATAGCTTTTCCCAGCTGAAGTTAACACCCTGACGGGCCTATTGAGCAGGGAGGAAATCTCCTCTAGGAACCTTCGCTCCGCCACGCTGGCCATGAACCAAACCTCAACCTTGATTTTACTTTAACTTCCGTTAAGT
Above is a window of Candidatus Bathyarchaeia archaeon DNA encoding:
- a CDS encoding Lsm family RNA-binding protein, which codes for MASVAERRFLEEISSLLNRPVRVLTSAGKSYTGILAGVDYKSLSLCLSDAKDPTGKKIFKLIIPGNMLEELEGVEKPFDLRTLAERLERLFPRMVKLYEDAGVIVVMDKIRVSERGIVEGSGPAAERVKRVYDEFIKEKAVTP
- the tgtA gene encoding tRNA guanosine(15) transglycosylase TgtA gives rise to the protein MLIGSFELRGKDLLGRVGKLYTKSGFLETPALLPVIDPYDPIVEVNDLSVKMGFQGIMVNAYLLRRRAGDEVTPLRDRLGFQGVISTDSGAYQILEYGEVEVTPLEILEFQEAVSTDIGVILDVPTGYDLDKSRAKWTVEETIRRADLSLKAMTRKDIVWMGPIQGGVHPDLLAYSAREMSRRRFNMLALGSPTQVMERYMFKTLIDMMLTVKMNIPLDRPVHLFGAGHPMMMALAVACGFDTFDSASYALYAKADRYLTSYGTYKLSDLECFPCVCDECVKHSPGEVRAFLKPRRVRFLARHNLWVCRQETLRVKQAILEGRLWELVRQRANSHPALYQAFKHLKDYCRIFEAYGTPVKRRGLFYFSHEDLYRPELRAYREKLISEYSKPRGVRELILIPAPEGKPYRKFLLENDVPYQEASSRHMCFYGVPFGVVPIELDDVYPVSQTEVSDREEEESIRATAPTVIRYLEKNDYDVVYFLVEQDSYWRRLSSRLRLVQEREGKKFRIVRFKENPVKRLKEILETC
- a CDS encoding PHP domain-containing protein, translated to MLIDFHVHTVYSGDSSITVGDLSKYLVKNDRLDGLVITDHDTVEGYAKLTRSLPWDSGKLIVPAVELSLAEGHLILLGVEENPQLEASNIPSALDYAREHGCLIIIPHPFRATGLGELAYRVPAHAVEVVNGGSGRRENEMARRLAYLRGLTGVGGSDAHILPEVGKVLSFIPGRVEVSGLVKAIASRQIRVLGGFKFKADPA